In one window of Lewinella sp. 4G2 DNA:
- a CDS encoding 2-isopropylmalate synthase: protein MNSNQVQIFDTTLRDGEQVPGCKLDTQQKLVIARQLELLGVDVIEAGFPISSPGDFKSVQEIGRAVTEPTVCALSRAVAKDIEAAAASLSTAKRPRIHTGIGTSDNHIKYKLRTTPEKIIERAVAAVKHAKSFVEDVEFYAEDAGRTDNEFLARVIQAVVDAGATVLNIPDTTGYCLPQEYHDKIAFLRDNVNGIHKCTLSTHCHNDLGLATANSIAGAQGGARQIECTINGIGERAGNTSLEEVVMIMRQHEGLGLYTNINSKLLLETSHLVSESMGMVVQPNKAIVGDNAFAHSSGIHQDGVIKRRDTYEIIDPAEVGVDESKIVLTARSGRAALAYRLKNLGHNVTKVQLDDLYQEFLLVADRLKEVRDADLEELVGASAA, encoded by the coding sequence ATGAATAGCAACCAAGTTCAAATTTTCGATACTACGCTGCGTGACGGCGAACAAGTGCCCGGCTGCAAGCTCGACACCCAGCAGAAACTCGTCATCGCCCGCCAACTGGAGCTACTCGGTGTAGACGTGATTGAAGCTGGTTTTCCCATCTCTAGCCCGGGCGACTTCAAGTCCGTCCAGGAGATTGGCCGCGCCGTGACGGAGCCCACCGTTTGTGCCCTCAGCCGTGCCGTAGCGAAGGACATCGAGGCTGCCGCCGCTTCCCTTTCCACCGCCAAGCGCCCCCGAATTCATACCGGTATTGGCACGAGCGACAACCATATTAAGTATAAACTCCGCACGACGCCGGAGAAGATCATCGAGCGGGCCGTTGCCGCCGTCAAGCACGCCAAAAGCTTCGTGGAGGACGTAGAGTTCTACGCTGAGGACGCTGGCCGCACGGACAATGAGTTCCTCGCCCGCGTCATCCAGGCCGTGGTGGACGCCGGTGCGACCGTCCTCAATATTCCGGACACGACTGGCTACTGCCTGCCCCAGGAATACCACGATAAGATCGCCTTCCTGCGCGACAATGTAAATGGCATCCATAAGTGTACGCTCAGTACGCACTGCCACAATGATTTGGGCCTGGCTACGGCCAATTCCATCGCCGGCGCCCAGGGTGGTGCCCGGCAGATTGAGTGTACCATTAACGGCATCGGCGAACGGGCGGGGAATACCTCCCTCGAAGAAGTCGTCATGATCATGCGCCAGCACGAAGGTTTGGGGCTGTACACCAACATTAACTCCAAGCTACTGCTGGAGACCAGCCACTTGGTGAGTGAGAGTATGGGCATGGTCGTCCAACCCAACAAAGCCATCGTGGGGGATAATGCTTTCGCCCATTCCTCCGGTATCCATCAGGATGGGGTGATCAAGCGTCGCGATACTTACGAGATCATCGACCCGGCGGAAGTTGGGGTGGATGAGTCGAAGATTGTCCTCACGGCCCGCTCCGGCCGCGCGGCTTTGGCTTACCGTTTGAAGAATTTGGGCCACAACGTCACCAAAGTTCAGCTGGATGATCTTTACCAGGAGTTCCTGTTGGTAGCGGACCGGTTGAAGGAGGTGCGGGATGCGGATTTGGAGGAGTTGGTGGGGGCTTCGGCGGCTTAG
- a CDS encoding ATP-binding protein: MLERLYRLSEDAVRSTDTDFIRPLYHTIDWDSSLNALLGARGVGKTTLLLQRLQALDLPPSEALYVDLGDLHFQRNRLLEFAQEFRAQGGRYLFIDEVHRYGFGGDWAQEIKQIYDLYRKDLKVTFTGSSAIRILQQKADLSRRATQHRVAGLSFREYLILAKGIQDLPVLSVEELLKNSVETARQIPEQFHFRPLEHFRDYLDLGYYPFSLEGTTGYISKLNESVQLVLESDIPSAIDSGEADYAKLGRLLYAIASSVPFKPNISKLAERLQMSRETVLKYLKMLEEADLVISLRAVTKGVAALSKPDKIYLNNTNLMRALAPVDVAVGTLRETFFINQLRHLTFEKHILPTEIKLPKAGDFTLLRRDGTYTFEIGGPSKTRKQIGTDVNSFAVVDTDVTDDPHRIPLWLFGFLY; the protein is encoded by the coding sequence ATGCTCGAAAGACTTTACAGATTAAGCGAAGATGCTGTCCGTTCTACCGACACGGACTTTATTCGCCCGTTGTACCACACGATAGACTGGGATAGCTCCCTTAATGCCTTGCTCGGTGCGCGTGGCGTTGGTAAAACCACCTTGCTATTGCAACGCCTGCAAGCGCTGGATCTACCACCATCCGAAGCCCTATACGTTGATCTGGGCGATTTACACTTTCAACGGAACCGGCTGCTAGAGTTCGCGCAAGAATTTAGAGCGCAGGGAGGGCGGTACCTGTTTATCGACGAAGTGCACCGCTACGGGTTCGGTGGAGACTGGGCGCAGGAGATCAAGCAGATATACGACCTTTATCGCAAGGATTTAAAGGTGACTTTCACCGGTTCCTCCGCCATTCGGATCCTACAACAAAAAGCGGACTTGAGCCGCCGTGCAACCCAGCATAGAGTGGCCGGTCTATCCTTCAGGGAGTACCTAATTTTGGCGAAAGGCATCCAGGATCTACCGGTTCTATCCGTTGAGGAACTGCTGAAAAATAGTGTGGAAACCGCCAGGCAAATTCCCGAGCAGTTCCATTTTCGACCACTGGAGCATTTTCGGGATTATCTCGATCTGGGTTACTACCCATTTAGCCTGGAGGGCACAACGGGCTATATAAGCAAGCTCAACGAGTCCGTGCAATTAGTACTGGAAAGCGATATTCCCTCCGCGATTGATTCCGGGGAGGCTGATTACGCCAAACTAGGTCGGTTACTTTACGCAATTGCCTCCTCCGTTCCGTTCAAACCGAACATTAGCAAACTGGCGGAACGCCTGCAAATGAGCCGCGAAACGGTGCTGAAGTATTTGAAGATGCTCGAGGAAGCCGACCTGGTCATTTCGCTCAGGGCAGTAACCAAAGGGGTAGCGGCACTGAGTAAGCCAGATAAAATCTACCTCAACAACACGAACTTGATGCGCGCCTTGGCTCCGGTTGATGTGGCGGTGGGAACCCTTAGAGAGACTTTCTTCATCAATCAACTTCGCCACCTCACTTTCGAGAAGCACATCCTGCCCACGGAGATCAAATTACCAAAGGCCGGAGATTTTACCCTCTTGCGCAGAGACGGCACCTATACATTTGAAATTGGCGGCCCGAGTAAAACAAGAAAGCAAATTGGTACAGACGTCAACTCTTTCGCGGTAGTTGATACCGACGTGACCGACGATCCGCATCGAATTCCGCTCTGGTTATTCGGTTTCCTTTACTAA
- a CDS encoding zinc-dependent metalloprotease family protein, protein MKHIYLFCLLLCSGLMTAQYAPFTAANSPASTDLSPRAQPAKASYYELPDAAQLGERIGNAPLYNVGGSGEELVLSLPSPDGELHRFRIVRYQMISPELQARYPKAVTADGWDVDAPYRQISLTWTVQGLRASILGGKEGRWYVEPVYQRDQSVYQSFYTADVPLPLGEFSCETTADKDLINELSELVSDVKMVGDCQLREYRLALACTAEYFNEIAGISYNGDTPPTPTAANEADVIAEMMTAIDRVNQIFKRDLAIQLNIMNLPVAGGGVELVYSGDVDADPYTNSSGNTMLTENQTTTDAVIGTANYDIGHVFSTGGGGIASLRSPCTTNFKARGVTGLPNPVGDPFYIDFVAHEIGHQFGGTHTFNSTDENCATRQSDFAYEPGGGTTIQAYAGICGVAANIQLNSDPYYHAGSIQQMAAYMEEMGGGASCAVITSTVNTEPVVTVPAPSYTIPINTPFVLDAAATDADGEALTYCWEQFDSGSTPVSGVPSGFEADGPLFRSYPPVPETDRYFPALATVVTGSGSEWEVLPQRARMMNFIVTVRDGATGGYGCTVQETVAIDAVDTGDSYAVTNPNGGEAWPAGDEVPVAWNVAGTDGTPINCTMVELVLSTDGGVTFDQSLGTFPNTGTATVIAPQVTETDARLMIRCDGNIFYDVSDADFSIEQTDYSLTGVVTELDNCGGDDPLTGYEFNVEALQGYVGAVNLSAIDLPGGVMATVDPSTVTFTAGGATEIPVMVSLSNISGLANGDYDFNIQAVDALANTKQLPFKLTIDGDFGINEPEEGDVIPDDINGGSTVPVSWDAVPGATGYIVQTTFGNLGINNPNQTSTSVIFGPTADGTPFTISVRAEPNGETTCEVDIILGVVVPMGTTLSATGSPLFECEGRDTENEFILQFNNGDLTGPVNLEVTDAPAGLVLNFNTSTLADGESALITLDGEETLAAGDYSIIITATDGNMATEAIELVLSLQADPIPIVQPRLDQEYQILSTLGCASTNGQVADLRFEIEAYPGPETVVSYTYVVSVGNGAFNPMEITPGVETGFGACAEDGDAFSVTFFAELDDGTILESCPRNFFAADNPRGLPVEWLSFEAGVAGKAIQLDWSVVQDDAHADFTVERSTDAASNWQSLGQVARVGQDGIASYGYTDTDVAAGMLYNYRIRQNDLDGSTDYSEIRSVTLDGARTVQVFPNPVAKVVTVRTAGDADFELLTALGQVVRTGRIVNGSVDIDLTELPSAIYQLVVTDEAAERQVVRIVKR, encoded by the coding sequence ATGAAGCATATTTACCTGTTTTGCCTGCTACTCTGTAGTGGGTTGATGACCGCCCAGTACGCGCCATTCACGGCAGCGAATTCACCCGCCAGTACGGATCTCTCCCCGCGCGCTCAACCGGCAAAAGCGAGCTACTACGAATTACCGGACGCCGCCCAGCTCGGTGAACGCATTGGTAATGCACCGCTCTATAACGTTGGCGGGTCGGGTGAAGAACTCGTGCTCTCCCTGCCTTCGCCCGACGGTGAGCTGCACCGCTTCCGCATCGTTCGCTACCAGATGATCAGCCCCGAACTGCAGGCCAGATACCCCAAAGCGGTTACGGCGGATGGCTGGGACGTGGACGCACCCTATCGCCAGATCTCCCTTACGTGGACGGTCCAGGGACTGCGCGCCAGCATCCTCGGGGGTAAAGAAGGCCGTTGGTACGTGGAACCCGTTTACCAACGCGACCAGTCGGTTTACCAAAGTTTCTACACCGCAGACGTGCCCCTGCCCCTCGGCGAATTCTCCTGTGAAACGACGGCCGATAAGGACCTGATCAACGAACTCAGTGAACTCGTGAGCGACGTGAAAATGGTGGGTGACTGCCAGCTACGCGAATACCGCCTGGCCCTGGCCTGTACGGCGGAGTACTTCAACGAAATTGCCGGCATCTCCTACAACGGAGACACCCCCCCGACGCCTACTGCCGCCAACGAAGCGGACGTGATCGCCGAGATGATGACGGCCATCGACCGCGTGAACCAGATCTTCAAGCGGGACCTTGCCATCCAGCTCAACATCATGAACCTACCCGTAGCCGGTGGTGGCGTGGAATTGGTGTACAGCGGCGACGTGGACGCTGACCCCTACACGAACAGTAGCGGTAACACCATGCTCACTGAAAACCAGACCACGACCGACGCCGTGATCGGTACGGCGAACTACGACATTGGCCACGTCTTCAGCACCGGCGGTGGTGGTATCGCCAGTTTGCGATCCCCCTGTACAACGAACTTCAAGGCCCGCGGCGTAACCGGCCTGCCGAACCCCGTCGGTGACCCCTTCTACATCGACTTCGTCGCCCACGAGATTGGCCACCAGTTTGGGGGGACGCATACCTTTAACTCTACCGACGAGAACTGTGCCACCCGCCAGTCGGATTTTGCCTACGAACCCGGTGGTGGTACGACCATCCAGGCCTACGCTGGTATCTGCGGCGTTGCGGCCAACATTCAACTGAACTCAGACCCATACTACCACGCCGGTTCCATCCAGCAGATGGCTGCCTACATGGAAGAGATGGGTGGGGGCGCCAGCTGTGCCGTCATCACCAGCACGGTGAATACGGAACCCGTCGTGACGGTGCCTGCCCCTAGCTACACCATCCCCATCAATACCCCTTTCGTGCTCGACGCAGCCGCGACGGATGCTGACGGAGAAGCCCTTACTTACTGTTGGGAGCAATTCGACTCCGGTAGCACACCTGTATCCGGCGTACCCAGCGGTTTTGAGGCTGACGGCCCCTTGTTCCGCTCCTACCCACCCGTCCCCGAAACGGATCGTTACTTCCCCGCGTTAGCGACGGTCGTGACGGGTTCCGGATCTGAATGGGAAGTGCTACCCCAACGCGCCCGGATGATGAACTTCATCGTGACGGTCCGCGACGGCGCCACCGGCGGCTACGGCTGTACGGTGCAGGAAACCGTAGCGATTGACGCCGTTGATACGGGTGATAGTTACGCGGTTACGAACCCAAATGGCGGTGAAGCCTGGCCTGCGGGCGACGAAGTTCCCGTAGCTTGGAACGTAGCCGGAACCGACGGTACACCCATCAACTGTACGATGGTAGAGCTCGTGCTTTCTACCGACGGCGGGGTGACCTTCGACCAATCCCTCGGAACCTTCCCCAATACGGGTACGGCCACCGTGATTGCCCCCCAGGTCACCGAAACCGATGCCCGCCTCATGATCCGCTGTGATGGCAACATCTTCTACGACGTCAGCGATGCTGATTTCTCAATTGAGCAAACGGATTATAGCCTTACCGGAGTAGTGACTGAGCTGGATAACTGTGGTGGCGATGACCCGCTGACGGGCTACGAATTCAACGTAGAAGCCCTCCAGGGTTACGTCGGCGCGGTGAACCTCTCCGCCATCGATCTGCCCGGTGGCGTAATGGCAACCGTGGATCCCAGCACCGTCACCTTCACTGCCGGTGGCGCTACCGAGATTCCGGTGATGGTCTCCCTGAGTAACATCAGCGGCCTGGCGAACGGCGACTACGACTTCAACATCCAGGCGGTGGATGCACTCGCCAACACTAAGCAGCTGCCCTTCAAACTGACGATCGATGGTGACTTTGGTATCAACGAACCGGAAGAAGGCGACGTCATTCCGGATGATATAAACGGTGGAAGTACTGTTCCGGTGAGTTGGGATGCCGTACCCGGAGCTACTGGTTACATCGTGCAAACCACTTTCGGTAATTTGGGCATTAACAATCCCAACCAAACGAGCACTAGCGTAATTTTTGGCCCAACTGCCGATGGCACCCCATTCACCATATCCGTCCGGGCCGAACCTAATGGAGAGACGACCTGTGAAGTAGACATCATTCTCGGCGTGGTTGTCCCCATGGGTACGACGCTTAGTGCAACGGGTTCCCCCCTCTTCGAATGTGAAGGCCGTGATACGGAGAACGAGTTCATCCTGCAGTTCAACAACGGTGATCTGACCGGGCCCGTCAACCTGGAAGTAACGGATGCGCCCGCCGGCTTGGTCCTCAACTTCAACACCAGCACGCTGGCCGACGGGGAATCCGCCCTCATCACCCTCGACGGTGAGGAAACCCTGGCAGCTGGTGACTACTCCATCATCATCACGGCTACGGATGGGAATATGGCTACGGAAGCCATTGAGTTGGTGCTGAGCTTGCAGGCGGATCCCATTCCGATTGTGCAGCCGCGATTGGACCAGGAGTATCAGATCCTTTCGACACTTGGTTGTGCAAGTACCAATGGCCAAGTTGCGGATCTACGATTTGAAATTGAAGCCTACCCCGGGCCGGAAACGGTGGTTAGTTACACCTACGTAGTAAGTGTTGGAAACGGCGCTTTTAACCCTATGGAGATTACGCCTGGCGTAGAGACTGGTTTTGGCGCTTGCGCTGAGGATGGTGATGCTTTCTCCGTGACTTTCTTCGCCGAATTAGATGACGGAACGATTTTAGAGTCCTGCCCCCGTAACTTCTTCGCGGCGGATAATCCTCGGGGCCTCCCTGTGGAGTGGTTGTCCTTCGAGGCTGGGGTGGCCGGCAAAGCCATCCAACTGGACTGGTCCGTGGTGCAGGACGATGCGCACGCTGATTTCACCGTAGAACGCAGTACTGATGCAGCCAGTAACTGGCAATCGCTGGGCCAGGTAGCCCGCGTTGGCCAGGACGGCATCGCTAGCTACGGCTACACCGATACCGACGTAGCCGCCGGAATGCTCTACAACTACCGTATCCGCCAGAACGACCTGGATGGTAGTACTGATTACTCTGAGATCAGGTCCGTCACCTTGGATGGCGCGCGCACCGTCCAGGTATTCCCTAACCCGGTGGCGAAAGTGGTCACCGTCCGCACGGCTGGTGACGCAGACTTCGAACTGCTGACGGCCCTGGGCCAGGTGGTCCGGACCGGCCGCATCGTGAATGGCAGCGTTGATATTGATTTGACCGAACTTCCCTCCGCCATCTACCAACTCGTAGTGACGGATGAGGCCGCGGAACGGCAGGTCGTACGGATCGTGAAGCGGTAG
- a CDS encoding peptidylprolyl isomerase, whose translation MALIGRIRNNPLIVLLFIGGGIALFILSEMTSGANGPIGPVEQIMGRVGQREIDRNDFERTLNGAFSGGDAYQNRDNLWQFYVDEGILAEEANEIGLAVTEEEVRDLEFGPNPSPVVRQNLSDPQTGQLNRQLLTQIQGHIENATIDEAIENGELNPNIRTIWKYQRRNVVTNRLQEKMGALVTKAMYAPSWQAQTFADAQLGNRKIAVAKVPFTALGADDATITDADVQAYIDENQSVFNNPEETRVIQYVTYDVEASPEDVTKLRTDLEEIAADWRADNSVDGDSLFAVANGGTYTGNYQPRTQIGEEVADQVLETMAIGDIYGPYQQDGTMRLVKLVDRVVMSDSAKTRHILISAQTPEQFEAADAKVDSLMTVLSRSRRKFAALAEEFSEDPGSKDNGGVYEKVLPGQFVRPFDAVLFRTGDVGKLYKVRTSYGVHLVEIMERSRSTSTRAKIATVVEPIVPSSETEDLRLATAQEFINGKSSISALEESGLDVSTTNPLRMSTYNLPGLGTGQEVKDMMCWAFAADAGDLSGRVYRFTDPQLFYENKYVVAAVKEVIPAGVAPVAAVKEAVTPQVRNRVVGQKAKADWAGKSVADVAAQYEVKVDSVTTNPSLNSLPLVGAEPKVIAAAAKATVGQPVTVVGNTGVFVIEATTDAAGGTSGSLPAARTQMNSRTRGQAAGGILPALRLVVDVEDDRASTDCR comes from the coding sequence ATGGCATTGATTGGAAGAATTAGAAACAACCCGCTGATCGTCCTCCTCTTCATCGGAGGTGGTATTGCGCTCTTTATCCTCTCGGAAATGACGAGTGGCGCCAACGGCCCCATCGGCCCCGTAGAGCAGATCATGGGCCGCGTTGGCCAACGGGAGATCGACCGCAACGACTTCGAACGCACGCTAAACGGTGCTTTCAGTGGCGGCGACGCTTACCAGAACCGGGATAACCTCTGGCAATTCTACGTGGACGAGGGCATCCTCGCCGAAGAAGCCAACGAGATCGGCCTCGCCGTAACCGAAGAAGAAGTACGCGACCTCGAGTTCGGCCCCAACCCGAGCCCCGTCGTCCGCCAGAACCTCTCCGACCCGCAGACGGGCCAGCTGAACCGTCAGCTACTTACGCAGATCCAGGGCCACATCGAGAATGCAACCATCGATGAAGCCATCGAAAACGGTGAACTCAACCCCAACATCCGCACGATCTGGAAATACCAGCGCCGTAACGTGGTAACGAACCGCCTGCAGGAAAAAATGGGCGCCCTCGTCACGAAGGCCATGTACGCGCCGAGCTGGCAGGCCCAGACTTTCGCCGACGCCCAACTGGGCAACCGGAAGATCGCCGTCGCCAAAGTACCCTTCACCGCCCTCGGTGCGGATGACGCTACCATCACTGACGCCGACGTACAAGCCTACATCGATGAGAACCAGAGCGTATTTAACAACCCCGAAGAAACCCGCGTAATCCAGTACGTGACGTACGACGTGGAAGCATCCCCCGAGGACGTAACCAAACTCCGTACCGACCTCGAAGAGATCGCCGCCGACTGGCGCGCCGACAATAGCGTGGATGGCGACAGCCTCTTCGCCGTAGCCAACGGTGGCACCTACACCGGCAACTACCAGCCCCGCACCCAGATCGGTGAAGAAGTAGCCGACCAGGTACTCGAAACCATGGCCATTGGCGACATCTACGGCCCTTACCAGCAGGATGGCACCATGCGCCTCGTGAAACTGGTGGACCGCGTAGTGATGTCCGACAGCGCCAAGACCCGCCACATCCTCATCAGCGCCCAGACGCCCGAGCAGTTCGAAGCTGCCGACGCCAAGGTGGATAGCCTGATGACCGTCCTCAGCCGCAGCCGCCGCAAGTTCGCCGCCCTCGCCGAGGAGTTCAGCGAAGACCCCGGCTCCAAAGACAACGGTGGTGTTTATGAGAAGGTCCTTCCCGGCCAGTTTGTCCGCCCCTTCGACGCCGTACTCTTCCGTACTGGCGACGTCGGTAAACTGTACAAAGTCCGCACCTCCTACGGTGTCCACCTCGTGGAGATCATGGAGCGTAGCCGTTCAACGAGCACCCGCGCTAAGATCGCTACCGTAGTGGAGCCAATCGTGCCTTCTTCCGAAACGGAAGACCTCCGCCTCGCAACGGCCCAGGAATTCATCAACGGTAAGTCCTCCATCTCCGCGCTCGAAGAGTCCGGCCTGGACGTGTCGACGACCAACCCACTGCGGATGTCTACCTACAACCTCCCCGGCCTCGGTACTGGCCAGGAAGTAAAAGACATGATGTGCTGGGCCTTCGCCGCTGACGCGGGTGACCTCAGTGGTCGCGTTTACCGCTTTACTGATCCTCAGCTTTTCTACGAAAACAAGTACGTCGTAGCAGCCGTGAAGGAAGTCATCCCCGCCGGTGTTGCTCCCGTAGCCGCCGTGAAGGAAGCCGTTACGCCACAGGTACGCAACCGCGTCGTTGGCCAGAAAGCAAAAGCTGACTGGGCGGGTAAGTCCGTAGCTGACGTTGCCGCACAGTACGAAGTGAAGGTCGATTCCGTAACGACGAACCCTAGCCTTAACAGCCTGCCCCTCGTCGGTGCCGAGCCGAAGGTGATCGCCGCCGCCGCGAAAGCAACCGTTGGCCAGCCAGTAACCGTAGTGGGTAATACGGGCGTCTTCGTCATCGAAGCGACTACAGACGCTGCCGGTGGTACCTCCGGTAGCCTCCCCGCCGCCCGTACGCAGATGAACAGCCGCACGCGTGGCCAGGCCGCCGGTGGCATCCTCCCCGCCCTCCGCCTCGTAGTGGACGTAGAAGATGACCGCGCCAGCACTGACTGCCGCTAA
- a CDS encoding serine hydrolase gives MKHLLTLFITLNLACTMTLNAQSFDRALLDNYFDSLAHHDQAMGSLSIFQDGKEVYARAIGYVDSARQVLASPTNAYRVGSITKTFTAVIIHKLAAEGSLALDQKLADYYPNIPNADRITLDHLLRHQSGIANYTAAADVESWIGEHHEPEFFLELMRKGQPDFEPGAAVAYSNSNYLLLGYIAEWVGEMSYPELLAHYVTLPLGLEHTYYGGAIDSNKGEVHSFYSTGDGWEVAEPWAMSSAGAAGAITSTAAELNTFYGTLLRGELLPAATVEEMKLLRDNLGQGLFTFPFGKRVAYGHNGGIEGFETLSAHFPEENVTITYLSNGVRLPSNDVMLAALTVYFGQPFTIPNLEPVADLPEDAVSDLLGTYASDGFPLKITISLEGGKLHGRATGQGAFPLTPDAPNEFVYPAAGIRLKFDPKNAAMTLMQAGMVVEMERE, from the coding sequence ATGAAACACCTACTGACCTTATTTATCACCCTAAACCTGGCCTGCACCATGACGCTGAACGCCCAATCTTTTGACCGGGCCCTGCTCGATAATTATTTCGACAGCCTCGCCCACCATGACCAGGCCATGGGCAGCCTCTCCATTTTTCAGGACGGAAAGGAAGTGTACGCCCGGGCCATTGGCTACGTGGATTCGGCCCGGCAGGTGCTCGCTAGCCCGACCAATGCGTACCGGGTGGGCTCCATCACCAAGACCTTTACCGCCGTGATCATCCACAAACTTGCCGCGGAGGGAAGCCTTGCGCTCGACCAGAAATTGGCCGATTACTACCCGAATATCCCCAATGCGGACCGGATCACGCTGGATCACCTCCTGCGCCACCAGTCCGGTATCGCTAACTATACCGCGGCGGCCGACGTAGAAAGTTGGATTGGCGAACACCACGAGCCCGAGTTTTTCCTGGAGCTGATGCGGAAGGGCCAACCGGACTTCGAACCCGGCGCGGCCGTCGCCTACTCCAATTCAAACTATCTTCTGCTAGGTTACATTGCCGAATGGGTGGGAGAGATGAGCTATCCGGAATTACTGGCCCATTACGTTACCCTGCCTTTAGGCTTGGAGCATACCTATTATGGTGGAGCGATTGACAGCAATAAAGGAGAGGTCCACTCCTTCTACTCAACGGGGGATGGGTGGGAAGTGGCCGAGCCCTGGGCCATGAGCTCGGCCGGCGCGGCGGGGGCGATCACCTCCACTGCGGCCGAATTGAATACCTTCTACGGAACCCTCCTTCGAGGCGAGTTGCTACCCGCCGCCACCGTAGAAGAGATGAAACTCCTGCGTGATAACTTGGGCCAGGGACTGTTCACCTTCCCCTTCGGTAAGCGAGTGGCTTACGGGCATAACGGCGGCATCGAAGGTTTCGAAACGCTATCCGCCCACTTCCCCGAGGAGAATGTGACGATCACCTACTTGAGTAATGGTGTCCGCCTACCAAGCAACGACGTGATGCTGGCTGCACTGACGGTGTACTTCGGCCAGCCTTTCACGATTCCTAACCTGGAGCCAGTGGCCGACCTGCCGGAAGATGCGGTGAGCGATTTGCTCGGTACTTACGCCAGCGATGGTTTTCCGCTCAAGATCACTATCTCCCTGGAAGGCGGTAAGCTGCACGGGCGGGCGACGGGCCAGGGTGCCTTCCCCCTCACGCCGGATGCGCCGAATGAATTTGTGTACCCGGCTGCGGGTATCCGCCTCAAGTTTGATCCGAAAAACGCGGCCATGACCCTGATGCAAGCGGGGATGGTGGTGGAGATGGAGCGGGAGTGA
- a CDS encoding S1/P1 nuclease: MLNRIPLLLLIFLPQFLGAWGANGHRIVAKICYDNLTPTARQRVDAAMGDNLLEQLSTWPDYIKAVKGWDFAKPWHYMTVNTDRTVQDVDASNRQRPAVDDVREGIELMLGVLKNDRDCRQKLEDLMAENRVEALAGSLDATALAFLIHFVGDVHQPMHVGKNRDLGGNKISVLYFGDRYNLHSVWDTQIIEHERLSYTEFARFASVHNRSRKTEWENDDLETWIQESIDLREDLYNTLYNRTDRDTGLPEFGYDYQHDYLPVVEARLAAAGYRAAALLNGVFGG; encoded by the coding sequence ATGTTGAACCGAATCCCCCTCCTGCTCCTGATCTTCCTCCCCCAGTTCCTCGGTGCGTGGGGGGCGAACGGCCACCGGATCGTAGCCAAGATCTGTTACGATAACCTGACACCGACAGCCCGCCAACGGGTGGATGCCGCGATGGGCGACAACCTCCTCGAACAACTGAGTACCTGGCCGGACTACATCAAGGCCGTAAAGGGTTGGGATTTTGCCAAACCCTGGCACTACATGACCGTGAATACCGACCGCACGGTACAAGACGTGGACGCCAGCAACCGCCAACGACCCGCCGTGGACGACGTGCGGGAAGGCATTGAACTCATGCTGGGCGTCCTGAAAAATGACCGCGATTGCCGCCAAAAACTGGAAGATCTGATGGCCGAAAACCGGGTTGAAGCCCTCGCCGGCTCCCTCGATGCGACGGCCCTGGCCTTCCTCATTCACTTCGTGGGTGACGTCCACCAACCCATGCACGTGGGGAAGAACCGCGACCTCGGCGGCAACAAGATCAGCGTGCTGTATTTCGGCGACCGCTACAACCTCCACTCCGTGTGGGACACGCAGATCATTGAGCACGAACGCCTGAGCTACACTGAATTTGCCCGTTTTGCCAGCGTCCACAACCGCTCCCGGAAGACCGAGTGGGAAAATGACGACCTAGAAACCTGGATCCAGGAATCCATCGACCTCCGCGAAGACCTCTACAACACCCTCTATAACCGGACGGACCGAGATACTGGCCTCCCCGAATTTGGCTACGATTACCAACACGATTACTTACCCGTGGTGGAGGCTCGGTTGGCGGCGGCTGGGTACCGGGCGGCGGCGTTGTTGAATGGGGTGTTTGGGGGTTGA